AACGGTCCACCGCGGAGAGGTTCGCGGCGACGAGGTCGCGGCGGGAGATCGTCGGCAGGATGCCGATCATCACCACCCCGGCATCGATCTCGGCGGCCTGCCGGTTGGCATAGGCGAGGCTCGCGCTGAGTTCCTCCGCGAGCTGGTCGAATACCCGGCCGTCGAGCCGGTGCGGAAGTATGTTGACCTCCAGGTTGAACATTCCGAGTTCGGTCTGGAAATCGGGGCTCGCAATACGCTCCAGTACCTGTGCATTCACCATTCTCGGCAACCCGTCGGAACCCGCGAGATTCAGCTCGATCTCCAGCCCCATCATGTTCTTGGGGCGATCGAACCTCTTCTCCGCCAGAAGTCGCTCCAGTCCCTCCAGGCACTCGTGAAGCTTCCTCCGATACCGTTGCCGATCGGACAGGTCGAATCCGCCTGCCACGACCTTCTCCCCCATCGAAGCGTCCCTCCACGAGTGGGCCTGGCCCGGTCCACCCAGGCGCGCGTTACGGTCGATGATGCCCCGGCCGGGTGATCGATAACGCGGCGGGGGCACGACTGGCGGACAGCGCGCGCCGGTTTGGCCGACAGGCGCCATGGCACATTCATCTGGCAAGGGACGTCCTGCAATGTCCGCGTCGACTTTTCCCTGTACGCAATACCGGCGCTTTCCAGCCGAGCACCCTTCGGGTAGCCTCCGAGGTCAGCGCGACATGTTCGCGTACGCGCAGCTCCAAATCCTCCGCAGTCGGACCGGTATGCGCCTTGCCGGCAATGGCCGGGACAGGTAGCCGAAACACTGCGTGAACACATGTCGTATAAACTCCGCAAACGAGGCAGAGAGTTGGCGCGCGGCCATTGCCCCTCAGCCCCCCTCTGGCCCCAGAATGCGACAGCGCCGTCCGCACCTGCCCCCGTTCTCCCAGGTCTCCCACATGAGAGGCGACCCACCATGCCGCTGCATGTCCCTCCGGCTCCCGCGCCCGCCCTGCGCAGCGTCCTCGCGGCACTCGGTTCCCCCACCGCCGTCCGCGAGGTGCTCACTCCGGCGCTGCGCGCCCTCCAGGGGCCACTGACCGCCGAACTCCCCCTGCCCGTCCACGTGCTGGACCGGCTGCAGTTCCTTCCCTCGGCGGCGGGCCGGCCGCCCCGCACCCGGCTCACCGGCTGGCGGTTCCTGATCCGCGGCGGCGACCGCTTCGTGGCCGCGGCGGACACCCGGCTGACGGCGGACGGCTGGGTCTTCTCCCACTTCTTCGAGGGACCTTACGTCGCCGCCACCGAACGCGCCCTGCGCCAGGCGGAATCCCTCGGCAAGAACTACCAGCCCCGGCTGCTGTCCGTACCGGAGCTGTACATGCTGACCCTGTGGCTGCACGAGGGGGTCGGCGCCGACCCCTCCGCCGGACTGCCCGCGGCCGCGGACCTGCTGGTGCCGCTGGCACCCGCCCCGCCCGGCATCGCCGCCTACCGCCCGCACCCCGTGTCGGAGCTGCTGCCGGTGCTGACCCACCGGCTCACTCCGCAGAACCGGCCGAGCCCCCAGGGTCCGCCGGTGCCGCCGTCGATGGCGGCGCCCGCGGCCTGAAAAGGGCCCCGGTACCACCCCGGTACTACCCCGGACGGCCACCTGGCCGGATCTGCCCATTCGGCCTAGCCCGCTCGGACCAGTTCCGAACCACCCGAAATGACAGGGGAGTTGACCTGAACCGCCCGCACGGGTGATGCGTCATCAATCTATGAGGACAGCTGCCGGAAATCCCTGCGGACGCCAGTCCGTAGGGCAACACTGGACCCTGACCACACCGAGATTGATACGGGGGGCGGCCATGAACCACGCATCGAGCCGCAGCACACAGACCACACCGCAGCGAAAGAACGTATCCATGTGCCAGCACCAGCCAGCCTGCCCGTCAGCCGAGTCAGCCGACCGGGAGGCCGCACATCCCGTGGCCAACCACCCGGAGCAGGGCTGGAGCCTGCTGTGCAACGGCGTCCTGCTCTTCGAGGACACCGGTGAGCTGCTGCCGGACGGCCAGATCATCGCTCCGCACCGCCCGCTCGCGGCGGCGCAGGTGATGAAGGCGGCCTAGGGAACCGTCGCAGGGCACGCGAAAAGGAACGGGAACGTGAAAGGGGCCGGTCCGGGAGACGCACTCCCGGACCGGCCCCTTTCACATCTCAGCCGTGTCAGTTGTCGTACTCGTCCAGCGGCGGGCAGGAGCAGACCAGGTTGCGGTCGCCGAAGGCGCCGTCGATCCGGCGGACCGGCGGCCAGTACTTCTCGGCGGCCGTGAGCCCGCCCGGGAAGACGGCCTCGTCACGGGTGTACGGGTGGTTCCACTCGCCGCCCAGTGCCGCCGCCGTGTGCGGGGCGTTGGCCAGCGGGTTGTCGTCCACCGGCCACTCGCCGCCCGCGACCCGCTCGATCTCGGCGCGGATCGCGATCATCGCGTCGCAGAACCGGTCGATCTCGGCGAGGTCCTCGGACTCGGTCGGCTCGATCATCAGCGTGCCGGCCACCGGGAAGGACATCGTCGGCGCGTGGAACCCGTAGTCGATCAGGCGCTTGGCGATGTCGTCGATGCTGACACCCGTGGCCTTGGACAGCGGGCGCATGTCGATGATGCACTCGTGCGCGACCAGGTTGCCCGGGCCGGTGTAGAGCACCGGGTAGTGCGGCTCCAGGCGCTTGGCGATGTAGTTGGCGCCGAGCACCGCCACCTGGGTGGCGCGCTTGAGGCCCTCGCCGCCCATCAGGCGCACGTACGACCACGAGATCGGCAGGATGCCGGCCGATCCCCACGGGGCGGCCGAGATCGGGCCGACGCCCGTCGCCGGACCGGCGGTCGGCTGCAGCGGGTGGTTGGGCAGGTACGGGGCCAGGTGCGCCCGGACACCGACCGGGCCGACGCCCGGGCCGCCGCCGCCGTGCGGGATGCAGAAGGTCTTGTGCAGGTTCAGGTGCGAGACGTCGCCGCCGAAGTGACCCGGCTTGGCCAGGCCCACCAGGGCGTTGAGGTTGGCGCCGTCCACGTAGACCTGGCCGCCCGCGTCGTGCACCTGTGCGCAGATGTCGGCGACGTGCTCTTCGAACACACCGTGCGTGGACGGGTAGGTGATCATCAGCACGGCGAGTTCGTCGCGGTACTGCTCGATCTTGGCGCGCAGGTCGGCGGCGTCGACCTCGCCGTCGTCCGCCGTCTTCACGACGACGACCTTCATGCCGGCCATCACGGCGCTGGCCGCGTTGGTGCCGTGCGCGGAGGACGGGATCAGGCAGATGGTGCGCTGCTCGTTGCCGTTCGCCCGGTGGTACGCCCGTACGGCGAGGAGTCCGGCCAGCTCGCCCTGGGATCCGGCGTTGGGCTGGATGGACACCTTGTCGTAGCCGGTGACCTCGCAGAGACGTTCCTCCAGCTCGGTGATGAGCGTGAGGTAGCCCGCGGCCTGCTCGACCGGAGCGAAGGGGTGCAACTGGCCGAACTCGGGCCAGGTGACCGACTCCATCTCGGTGGTCGCGTTGAGCTTCATGGTGCAGGAGCCCAGCGGGATCATGCCGCGGTCCAGCGCGTAGTCCTTGTCCGAGAGCTTGCGCAGGTAGCGCAGCATCGCGGTCTCGGAGCGGTGCTGGTGGAAGACCGGGTGGCTCAGGTAGGCGTCCGAGCGCAGCAGCCCCTCGGGCAGCGCGTCGGCGGTGACCTCGTCCAGCGCCTCGATGTCCGCGGTGACGCCGAAGGCGGCCCACACGGCATCGATGTCGGCGCGCAGCGTCGTCTCGTCGCAGGAGACGGAGACGTGGTCGGCGTCGACCCGGTAGAGGTTGACCCCGGCCGCGCGGGCGGCGGCCACGACCCCGTCGGCCTTGCCGGGCACCCGCGCGGTGACGGTGTCGAAGTACGAGCCGTGGACCAGCTCGACCCCGCCGGCCGTCAGGCCCGCGGCGAGCAGGGCGGCGTAGCGGTGGGTGCGGCGGGCGATCGTCCGCAGGCCGTCGGGGCCGTGGTAGACCGCGTACATCGCGGCCATGACGGCGAGCAGCACCTGCGCGGTACAGATGTTGCTGGTGGCCTTCTCGCGGCGGATGTGCTGCTCGCGGGTCTGCAGGGCGAGGCGGTAGGCCTTGTTCCCGTCGGCGTCGACGGAGACGCCGACCAGGCGGCCGGGCAGCGAGCGGGCGTGCTTCTCCTGGACCGCCATGTAACCGGCGTGCGGACCGCCGAAGCCCATCGGGACGCCGAAGCGCTGGGTGGTGCCGATGGCGATGTCCGCGCCGAGGGCGCCCGGGGAGGTGAGCAGGGTCAGGGCCAGCAGGTCGGCGGCGACGGTGACGATCGCGCCCAGGCCGTGCGCCTGGTCGATGACCGGCTTGATCTCGCGGACCGCGCCGGAGGCGCCCGGGTACTGGAGGAGCACGCCGAAGACGCCGCGCTCGGCGATCTCGGCCGGGATGCCCCCGGACAGGTCGGCGACCACGACCTCGACCCCGGTGGGCTCGGCGCGCGTCTGGATCACCGCGATCGTCTGCGGCAGCGTGTCCGCGTCGATGAGGAAGACCCCGCCCTTGACCTTGCCCACGCGGCGGGCGAGCTGCATGGCCTCGGCAGCCGCGGTCCCCTCGTCGAGGAGGGAGGCGCCGGAGGTCGGCAGTCCGGTCAGGTCGGCGACGACCGTCTGGAAGTTCAGCAGGGCTTCGAGGCGCCCCTGCGAGATCTCCGGCTGGTACGGCGTGTACGCCGTGTACCAGGCCGGGTTCTCCATGACGTTGCGCAGGATCACCGGCGGCGTGAAGGTGCCGTAGTAACCGAGGCCGATCATCGGGGTCAGGACCTGGTTGCGGTCCGCGAGCTGGCGCAGCTCGGCGAGGACCTCGGCCTCGGTGCGGGCCCCGGGGAGGTTCAGCGCTTCGGCGCTCTTGATGACGTCCGGCACCGCGGCGGCGGTCAGGTCGTCCAGGGAGCCGTAGCCCACCTGGGCCAGCATCTTCGCCTGCGCCTCGGCATCCGGGCCGATGTGGCGCTGCTCGAAGGGGATGCCTCGCTCCAGCTGGTGGAGCGGAATGCGGTTGGCGGTCATGTACGGAGGCCTCCTGGTCGTACGACCTGCGAGGGGTACCACGGCGCGGGCACCCGGACGGCCTCCCCCTCTGTCATCACAACCTGAGAGCTTCACCGGGCCGCCCGAGGATCGCTCGCGAGGTCCGGCTTTCACCGTCGGTGAGGAGGGGGACCGGCACTGTGCGCCCGGTACCCGCCCCTGCTTTCCAGAGTGGCCTCACCACGTGCGGTACGTATGCCTGAGAGATTCCGGGGAGGATTTGCTCCTTCGGCGCCTCCGTCGAACTCACTCGGAGGACTCTCCCGCACAGGGTCAACAGCCGTTCCCCAGCCTACCAGCGAGGATCTGGGCCCTCCCTCGAGTGGCCCCCTCTCCGGAAATGCACTTTTGTAGTCATTACGGAGGAGTTGCGACCATAAGGAGGCGACCGTGCAGACCGAGATCGATCCGCGCAGCCTGATCGGCCGCAAGGCGTTCGACCGCAATGGAACCAAGATCGGCACCGTGGACGAGGTCTACCTCGACGATGCCACGGGCGTCCCGGAATGGGCCGCCGTACGGACCGGACTCTTCAGCCGGGACGCGTTCGTCCCCCTGGAACCCAGCGAGATGGTGGGCGACACCCTGCGGGTTCCCTTCGAACGCTCCCTGATCAAAGACGCCCCCGACTTCGGGGTCGGCCGCCACCTCTCACCGGAACAGGAGCTCCAGCTCTACCACCACTACGGCCTCGACGTGACCTTGCCGAGTGACTTCCACCACGGTGACCTCGGCCGCGACCGGGACCGCGACCGCGACTTCGGCCGCCTCGCCGGCGAGGAGACCTAGTCCGTCCCTCCTCCCGCGTCATCTTCGGCATGTTCCCCGACCAGCGGCAGCGGATCGGACGGCTCCAGCTCGGGGTCGTCCACCCGGAAGGTGCGCACCCGGCCCGGAGCCGATCCGGGCCGCTCGAAGCGGACGGTGACCCTCCCCACCCCGCTGCCCTGGACCCAGCCCGGCCCGTACTCCCCGTGCCGTACGTCGGTCCCCGCCGGCCATCTCCGCTCCTGCGCGGGTTCGGCCCCGGCCGATGACTCCGCCATCCCCTCCGGCTCGGCCGGTACGGGCTCCCCCGCGGCCCCGTCGGCCCCCTCGGCCCCGCCCCCCTCGTCCAGACCCTCCGCCGCCTCGGCCCGGGCCTCGGCTTCGGCCTGGGCGAACAGGTCCTCCTGCGTGTAGTCCGCCAGCCCCGACACCCCCACGCCCAGCAGCCGCACCCCGCCCGTGGTGTCGACCCCCTCCAGCAGCCGCGCCGCCGCCTCCCGCACCACCGCGGGATCGTCCGTCGGCCCCCGCAGGGTCTCCGAGCGGGTCAGCGTGGAGAAGTCGTAGCGGCGCACCTTGAGCACGATCGTCCGCCCGGAGTGCCCGGACGCCCGCAGCCGCCCCACGCACCGCTCCGCGAGCCGCTGCACCTCGCCCCGGATCCGGACCCGGTCGTGCAGGTCCACGTCGAAGGTGTCCTCGACCGACACGGACTTCGCGTCCCGCTCCGCCACCACCGGCCGGTCGTCCAGCCCCAGCGCCATCCGGTACAGCGCCACCCCGTGCGCCCGCCCGGTCATCCGGACCAGCTCGTCCTCACCGGCCTCGGCCAGCTCGCCCACGGTGGTGATCCCGGCCCGGCGCAGGTGCTCCCCCGTGGCGGGCCCCACCCCGGGCAGGGTCCGCACCGACATGGGCGCCAGCAGCTCCCGCTCGGTCCCGGGCTCGATCAGCAGCAGCCCGTCCGGCTTGGCGGCCTCCGAGGCCACCTTGGCCAGCATCTTGGACCCGGCCAGCCCCACGGAGGCGCTGAGCCCCGTCGCCGCCCGGATCTCCTCCCGCAGCCGCTCCCCCGCCGCGCGCGCTCCGGCCGAGTCGAAGGCGGCCTCACCGGCCTCCAGGTCCACGAAGGCCTCGTCCAGGCTGAGCGGCTCCACCAGCGGCGACAGCGCGCGCAGCCGCGCCATCACGAGGTCGCTGACCGCCCGGTACAGGGTGAAGCGCGGAATCAGATAGGCGCCGTTCGGGCAGAGCCGCCGGGCCTGGGCGGTGGGCATCGCCGAATGCACCCCGAACCGGCGCGCCTCGTACGAGGCGGTCGCGACCACCCCGCGCGGACCGAGCCCGCCGACGATCACCGCTTTCCCGCGCAGGCTCGGCTTCGCCGCCTGCTCCACGGAGGCGTAGAAGGCGTCCATGTCCAGATGCAGGATGGTCGGCGCGGCTCTCACGCCCCCGATGCTGCCCTACGCCACTGACAACGCCCCCGGAGCGCGTCCGGCGCGCCCCGTCGGGACGTCCGGAGCGCCCGGGGGCGGTCCTGGTGGCGCGGCCGGTCGTGCGGCGGTCAGCCGGCCCGGTTGCGGCGCGCGGCCAGTTCGTCGGCCGGGTTGTGCCCGACCAGCGTCTCGCCGGTCTCGACCCGCTCGCCGTGCAGCTGGGACAGCGCCTTCTCCACGTCCCGCCAGACGACGCCGACGGCGATCCCGAAGATGCCCTGACCCCCCTGGAGCAGGCCCACGACCTCGTCCGGGGAGGTGCACTCGTAGACGGTCGCGCCGTCGCTCATGAGCGTCATCCGCTCCAGGTCGCGAAAGCCCCGGTCACGCAGGTGCTGGACGGTGGTGCGGATGTTCTGGAGCGCCACCCCGGTGTCCAGGAAGCGCTTGACGATCTTCAGGACCACCACGTCCCGGAAGCTGTACAGCCGCTGTGTGCCGGACCCGC
This is a stretch of genomic DNA from Streptomyces sp. NBC_00536. It encodes these proteins:
- a CDS encoding DNA polymerase IV, which gives rise to MRAAPTILHLDMDAFYASVEQAAKPSLRGKAVIVGGLGPRGVVATASYEARRFGVHSAMPTAQARRLCPNGAYLIPRFTLYRAVSDLVMARLRALSPLVEPLSLDEAFVDLEAGEAAFDSAGARAAGERLREEIRAATGLSASVGLAGSKMLAKVASEAAKPDGLLLIEPGTERELLAPMSVRTLPGVGPATGEHLRRAGITTVGELAEAGEDELVRMTGRAHGVALYRMALGLDDRPVVAERDAKSVSVEDTFDVDLHDRVRIRGEVQRLAERCVGRLRASGHSGRTIVLKVRRYDFSTLTRSETLRGPTDDPAVVREAAARLLEGVDTTGGVRLLGVGVSGLADYTQEDLFAQAEAEARAEAAEGLDEGGGAEGADGAAGEPVPAEPEGMAESSAGAEPAQERRWPAGTDVRHGEYGPGWVQGSGVGRVTVRFERPGSAPGRVRTFRVDDPELEPSDPLPLVGEHAEDDAGGGTD
- a CDS encoding MerR family transcriptional regulator; protein product: MRITGDGTTGGIPARSEGGPYPLHGGAVGPARRQPEAVQRGPEGGGEPTAGEIGYRGPTACAAAGITYRQLDYWARTGLVEPSVRAAGGSGTQRLYSFRDVVVLKIVKRFLDTGVALQNIRTTVQHLRDRGFRDLERMTLMSDGATVYECTSPDEVVGLLQGGQGIFGIAVGVVWRDVEKALSQLHGERVETGETLVGHNPADELAARRNRAG
- the gcvP gene encoding aminomethyl-transferring glycine dehydrogenase, giving the protein MTANRIPLHQLERGIPFEQRHIGPDAEAQAKMLAQVGYGSLDDLTAAAVPDVIKSAEALNLPGARTEAEVLAELRQLADRNQVLTPMIGLGYYGTFTPPVILRNVMENPAWYTAYTPYQPEISQGRLEALLNFQTVVADLTGLPTSGASLLDEGTAAAEAMQLARRVGKVKGGVFLIDADTLPQTIAVIQTRAEPTGVEVVVADLSGGIPAEIAERGVFGVLLQYPGASGAVREIKPVIDQAHGLGAIVTVAADLLALTLLTSPGALGADIAIGTTQRFGVPMGFGGPHAGYMAVQEKHARSLPGRLVGVSVDADGNKAYRLALQTREQHIRREKATSNICTAQVLLAVMAAMYAVYHGPDGLRTIARRTHRYAALLAAGLTAGGVELVHGSYFDTVTARVPGKADGVVAAARAAGVNLYRVDADHVSVSCDETTLRADIDAVWAAFGVTADIEALDEVTADALPEGLLRSDAYLSHPVFHQHRSETAMLRYLRKLSDKDYALDRGMIPLGSCTMKLNATTEMESVTWPEFGQLHPFAPVEQAAGYLTLITELEERLCEVTGYDKVSIQPNAGSQGELAGLLAVRAYHRANGNEQRTICLIPSSAHGTNAASAVMAGMKVVVVKTADDGEVDAADLRAKIEQYRDELAVLMITYPSTHGVFEEHVADICAQVHDAGGQVYVDGANLNALVGLAKPGHFGGDVSHLNLHKTFCIPHGGGGPGVGPVGVRAHLAPYLPNHPLQPTAGPATGVGPISAAPWGSAGILPISWSYVRLMGGEGLKRATQVAVLGANYIAKRLEPHYPVLYTGPGNLVAHECIIDMRPLSKATGVSIDDIAKRLIDYGFHAPTMSFPVAGTLMIEPTESEDLAEIDRFCDAMIAIRAEIERVAGGEWPVDDNPLANAPHTAAALGGEWNHPYTRDEAVFPGGLTAAEKYWPPVRRIDGAFGDRNLVCSCPPLDEYDN
- a CDS encoding PRC-barrel domain-containing protein, whose protein sequence is MQTEIDPRSLIGRKAFDRNGTKIGTVDEVYLDDATGVPEWAAVRTGLFSRDAFVPLEPSEMVGDTLRVPFERSLIKDAPDFGVGRHLSPEQELQLYHHYGLDVTLPSDFHHGDLGRDRDRDRDFGRLAGEET
- a CDS encoding DUF5999 family protein, with amino-acid sequence MCQHQPACPSAESADREAAHPVANHPEQGWSLLCNGVLLFEDTGELLPDGQIIAPHRPLAAAQVMKAA